A stretch of Fulvia fulva chromosome 4, complete sequence DNA encodes these proteins:
- a CDS encoding Ubiquitin-conjugating enzyme E2 8: MRSPTGFTMAQQRLTEELKELEKNPRDGIVATIMDEDVFEWLARIAGPAGEPDYDLMLHMPKDYPSSPPKVAFVTKVDHPKVNKNGAIDIAILTQEGWREELTVAKCMSDAMGGKGVMSRS; encoded by the exons ATGCGAAGTCCAACAGGTTTCACAATGGCACAGCAAAGGCTCACAGAG GAACTCAAGGAGCTCGAGAAGAATCCACGCGATGGTATCGTCGCTACAATCATGGATGAAGATGTGTTCGAATGGCTTGCTAGGATAGCAGGTCCTGCAGGCGAGCCGGATTATGATCTTATGCTGCATATGCCGAAGGACTATCCTTCATCACCACCGAAGGTGGCGTTTGTTACCAAGGTCGATCACCCGAAGGTCAATAAGAATGGCGCGATTGATATTGCAATTCTGACGCAGGAGGGGTGGAGAGAGGAGTTGACGGTGGCGAAGTGTATGTCTGATGCAATGGGTGGAAAGGGTGTTATGTCACGAAGCTGA
- a CDS encoding NEDD8-specific protease 2, protein MPLQKHNNSSSSRSSPSGFHPFGGRVSRHFGDSLSPEDAYLSYYDVRLTREDVDSIKGDWLTDNAISFWQEYLEREKLTHYPQAHIVLLRPSMSFMLQQTQDPLTIKTALPDFTKTTHVFLPVNDCRNAAVAEGGSHWSLLLVSIIDGVAFHYDSLGDCNYDDARLVAYKISQLLGKPLKFINLEDSPRQDNSMDCGVFVCLLMQHLLITRLLKAHAQDKISMSMRGKEVDAYGGRKEMMRIIDARRKEGERRRSRSHSPNVSQSKSKSPPRIGAENDGA, encoded by the exons ATGCCTCTGCAGAAACACAACAATAGCAGCAGCTCGCGCTCGTCGCCCTCTGGCTTCCACCCCTTCGGCGGCCGCGTGTCGAGACACTTCGGCGATTCGCTATCGCCAGAAGACGCATACCTCAGCTATTACGATGTGCGACTGACGCGCGAAGACGTGGACTCGATCAAGGGCGACTGGCTCACAGACAACGCGATATCCTTCTGGCAGGAATACCTCGAGCGCGAGAAACTCACTCACTACCCGCAAGCGCACATCGTCCTCCTCAGACCCTCCATGAGCTTCATGCTGCAGCAGACGCAAGATCCACTCACAATCAAGACCGCACTACCAGACTTCACGAAAACGACACATGTGTTCCTGCCAGTCAACGACTGCCGTAACGCAGCCGTCGCGGAGGGTGGTTCGCATTGGTCCCTCTTACTGGTCTCGATCATTGACGGGGTTGCCTTTCACTACGACTCACTCGGTGACTGCAATTACGACGATGCCAGGCTAGTCGCGTACAAGATCTCACAATTACTCGGCAAGCCACTCAAGTTCATCAACCTCGAAGACTCGCCTCGGCAGGACAACAGCATGGACTGTGGAGTGTTCGTGTGTCTGCTCATGCAACACTTGCTGATCACGCGGCTGCTTAAGGCACATGCGCAGGACAAGATCTCCATGAGCATGCGCGGAAAGGAGGTGGATGCATACGGTGGTAGGAAGGAAATGATGCGCATCATCGACGCGAGGCGGAAGGAGGGCGAGCGACGAAGATC TCGCAGCCACAGTCCGAACGTGTCGCAGTCAAAGTCGAAGAGCCCGCCTCGCATTGGTGCCGAAAACGATGGTGCTTAG